The Phacochoerus africanus isolate WHEZ1 chromosome 9, ROS_Pafr_v1, whole genome shotgun sequence genomic sequence AAGTCCCCGGTAGAGACTGGTAAGACGTGGGGAAAATAGAAACGACCCTAGATGTCCGAATCTACCTTTATCCTAAGATGCGGGGAAAGAGCGTTCAGAAAGGCACCGGTGGAAGGCCTTGGACGAGAAcaagggggctgggggtgggggcaaggacCCTGGCTTTTGGTTAACAAGGCCCTTCCAGGTTCCAGGCAACCTCCTCTGCCGCTCACCGGTCCCGGCTGAGCTCTGGTCAAGACCCGCTGCCTCCTTCCCACACCCAGTCCGGGGTCGTGGCGCACAGCCCGGACCTGCCGTAGCCCGATTCTAAAGCTCACCCGGCAGCCGAGGCACCACCTCTGAATCCTTGACAACCGCAGCCGGGACACGCTACAAAGGCCGGAAGTGCGTCACGGCGGCCGCTCTCCGCGGGAACAGCGGTTCTGGCCGCGTTCACTCTAGTAAGCCCGGAGGTTTTCGCACCTCTGTGGTCGCGGCGCTCAATCCCCGGTCTAGGCGTAGACAGGCGCTAGGTGGCATATTTTCTTACAAAGGGGGGTTATAATAACACCTAATCGTGTTTTATGCGTATTAACTCATTTACAGACACTAATTCACTCTGCTTAACAACCCTGTGAATTAGACGTAACTGAGCAGATTAGGAACCTAAGGCACCTTCCCTCTAAGGTTATTAGTTGACATTCTTTGCAAAGAAACAGTTTTTGTGAACTTTATCTCTCGCACAAGATATTCCAGGCTCATTTTATACTTTGTTAGCCTTAGACTTGGAGTCCACTGTGACTCCATGAAGCTACGTTCCTCATAATGGAGAATAATATATAGAAGCCAAGATCTAGCTTTCGAGTAATAGATAAGCTCATTGCTACTAGGCCTTTCAGTGGACCTTAGAACCAGAACATAGGCataatccattatatatattttatatacatataaaaatccattgtatgtaatatataactatatatgacATAATATATAATTGAGTATATCATATATCTAATAATATGATAGGGATTTTATATGTACAATGCATATACAACTCCacggatttttttcattttcaccatTCCACGTTTGATTTCCTTTCTCCCACAGTGAAAACCTAGGTTCCCAACACATCGATATATTCCCTCAATTTTCccttacaatatatattttttaatttcaaaattaaaatatcaacatCACTGCTATGTACAGTTCAAAATTTCTTTGCTTGCTTTATTTGTTCTTGAAGTATATCCCATTGGGGGAGTATAATCAGAGTACATATGCATAccttatttgaattctttctctaTGGTGTTATGTTATAAACTTGATATACTGTTTGTCATTTGTTTCTGATATATTCATTTTCAGGATTTGCTTTCCTttcatccttttcattttctttctgaacaTGCAAAACTTAGTACAAAACCAAAATTATATATTAAGGTATAGTCAGAATTTTGCTTCCATCACTAACTCTTTTATCTCCTATATTCTCATGCTTCATTTtcattagtttttaatttatcctttcctTCCTAATGCCTTCTctcatctcttcctttcttttgcaaAAATAAGCATTTACCCCCTTTACCTTCATAAATATACTCTTTTGCAACTTGCTTTATCACTTAATAGAGTAGCCtggaaaatattctaaatctttTTATAGAAATAGTCAGTTTTTTCATTTCACAGTTGCATAGTCCTCCATTGTGTGACTGTACCATAATTCTTTTCAAGTGGTCTCTTAGGGAGGggtatttggattgtttctaatatttttctttaacaaaaaaatgcttcaatgaacaaagaagagaggagaaagaaaagtgtcTTCTAAAAGGGTTGTATCATTTTGTGCTTTCAACAGCAATGCACAATAATGCCTGTTTTCACACAGTCTGCCCAGCTGTGTGCTTTCAGGTTTTTGAATTTTGCCAATATGATAGGTCATTTGGTATTTCTTAAGGAACCACAAACTGAACTATGAAATTTCTGTTCAAAATGGATTCATTACCAAACATTGGCATGTATTATGGAACAATTGAAATTTTCATACAGTGTTAATGAGCTGTTAATGAGCTGTTTAATGGTTAAATTGGCAATACCATCTTGGGGAAACTCTTGCTATGTCTGCTGAAGTTGAACATACACATATTCTATGACCCAGGATTTTCACTTCTACTTATATTGCCACCAGAACTGCATATATGTTTACAACTAAGACACACTTTAGCAGCATTTTTTGTAACcttcaattggaaaaaaaaaacaaaagtccattAACAGtaggatggattaaaaaataatttctgcagTGGAATAATATACAACAATGAAAACGAATGAACAACAGCTAAAGCCACAGAGGTAAATCTCCCAAACATAGCAAGTCAAAAGAAGCCACACACCAAAAGATACATTCttcatgatttaatttatataaagtcCAAAACGGGGAAAACTAACATCTGTGTTAGCAGTCACAATGGGGAATAGTAAAAGaatagtttggggagttcccgtcgtggcgcagtggttaacgaatccgactaggaaccatgaggttgcgggttcggtccctgcccttgctcagtgggttaactatccggcgttgccgtgagctgtggtgtaggttgcagacgaggctcggatcccgcgttgctgtggctctggcgtaggccggtggctacagctccgattcaaccccttgcctgggaacctccatatgccgtgggagcggcccgagaaatagcaacaacaacaacaacaacaaagaatagTTTGGGAGGGAGCACAACTGGGGTCTTCTGGGGAACCGGTAatggtctatttcttttttggctgcacccatggcatatggatgttcccaacccgggactgaatctgtgccacagctgtgacctacaccaccactgtggcaatgccagatccttaactcactgccctggctggggatcaaacccatgccaccacaccAGATCATttaccagctgcaccacagcaggaactcctcagagtcCCTTTTGTGCCCTTCCTGATGACTGGAATGTAGAGTTGATGGCTGGTGCTTCAGCAGCCATAGAAGAAAAGGTGCATGCAGAGGATAGCAAAAGGTGGAAAGGACCTGGATCCCTAATGATTCCATGGAATAAAAGCAACAACCCTTAACCATTTACCCTTGGACTTCTTTTACACAAGAGGGGTacactttgtttatttttaagatcttTTACTAGCAGCTGTCCTAAATTCTGATGTAGGGTGTCTGTACCTTGACTCCCTGTctgggattttcttttccattttttttttcttgaatctgATTGAGCCCACTGTCTCTGCTGCCTCTCCCAGGTACTGATATTTAGGAAAATACAAGTTTGGAGGGAAGACAGAGAATTAGAAAGAAGTGATGCCTATAGTAAAGTgactggggaaaaagaaaaaaaaggacaagagatTCCAAAGAGGGTCAATATTTAACCCAAGCCCACTTTTAAGTGACATGTTAGGAATAATGCATACAGTCTCTGGGAGGTTCAGCACCCAGAAAGCTTGTTTATTCTAAGTGGAGTTACAGTAAGATATACGTCAAATTTAGTAGGGGAAACAAAGATAAAGATGGCATTCAGGGCATGAAGGGGAAAGAATGGAAGACAAAGGCATGAAAGCTCGAGTGTACTTGTGTGGGGGGTGCTGGGGAAAGTGAGGCCAATAGAATAGGAGCAGAAAACTCTGGTGGGTTagtaaagaaaattttctttcattctttctttcttttgaaaatatttcttcactgGGACAAATTTGTGAAGGGGGCTCTTGAATGTCAGTCTGAGGAATTAGATACAGAGGCTTGATGGCATTCACAAAAATCAATTGCAGAGAGTCAAGGGATCTTTGAGAGATTATATATTCTAATCTCATAattcacagatgaggaatctAAGGCCTAGATGTGTAGgtgacttgtctaaggtcacacagtggcGTAGTGGATACTAGAACCTAGTATCTTTCCTCACCCATGTTAACTCCCTTTTAAAGCAACATCTAACAAGTTACCAAGGTATTGATTGCCACAGATTCgtaaaacaaaggaagaaaaagtgaggAAGAAAAGCAATGCTTAGGGAGTTCCTAGCTCACAATGcctagtgagctgtggtgtaggtcgtagatgcggcttggatctggtgttgctgtggctgtggtgtaggctggcggctacagctccgattagatccctagcctgggaacctccatatgccacaagtgcggccctagaaaagacaaaaaaaaaaaagcagtgcctAAACCTTTAACTACTCACTTGAAAAATGTTATGGTACTTTCAATTCTGGGTTATGGGTGTGCATTTTTCTGTAAATTGGATTTAATTATGTTTAGGATGAAAGTGGCCATTCTgaagctttatattttaaattagccAGCCTTGATGtctagaaatagaaaatctgtcTTAGCTCACTCTGAGAGAGAATCTAGTCTGTGGATACTTTGATATCAGAGAAATTCAGACAGATATGGAGAGTGTTCCAGTGGCTTCTCTGAATTCTACAAGGAACAAATGCTGCTTAACAGTCTTACTACAGTAACTAAGACAACATGATTTTGAtcacttgtgctttttttttgcgTTGAAAGAGATATGACCTCTGTTTGAAGGCTCTTCCACACTTATTGCACATACAGGGTTTTTCTCTGGTGTGGATTCTCTGGTGTTCAGTGAGATGTGAGCTTAGATGGAAGGCCTTCCCACACTCGTCACATTCATAGGGTTCCTCCCCAGTGTGAATTCTATAATATCTTATAAGATCAGAACTTCCACTGCAGGTTTTCATTCATCAGAGTCATAGGTTTTTTCTCCGGTATGAATTCGCTGAGGTTTAGTAAAGTTtgaactgaatcctcatggatactagttggattcgtttccactgtgccacaatgggaacccccaaaagGGTTGGATTTTGACTGAAGTTTCTTCCACACTCAACACTGATAGGGATTTTCTCCTGTATAGATTCTCTGATATCCAATAGGATTCATGATGTGCATGAAGCTTTTCCCACAGTGATCAcatctgtgtttttttccttcctctgtgtttCCTAGATGCCCTTCCAAACCTGTCCTTGCATTTCTTGAAGGTCTCCAGAATGCAGAAAAATATTCCTCCTCTGCAGATTCTATTGAGTATTATCTTCTGTGATTCCATGATTTTGATGGAACATCTATTTAATGGAGGATATACTTCAGGTTGTTGTTGGTCTTTCCCATTCAGAATAAAGCATcgttttctcatattctcttgaATAAAACGACCCTCCTTAGAAGTCTCCTCAAAGCTCCTTTAACGTCCTTGTTCCTCAAGGTGTAGATGAATGGGTTGGCCATAGGAGTAATAACACAGTAAAACAATGTCAGAACTTTGATAAGGTCCTGAGGGCTGTCCCCTGAGGGCTGCATATAGATGTAGATGCCAGGGCCATAAAACAAAGACACTACTAGTAAGTGCGATGAACAAGTATTGAAGGCCTTATGTCTCCCATCAGCAGAAGGGATTCGAAATACAGCTTGGGCAATATAACCGTAAGAGATAAGAATCATGGAGAGGGGACCCATTGTCAGGAAGGTGGCCACCATGGACAAAGTAAGCTCATTGACTGTGATATCCACACAAGCCATCTTAATTAGACCAGGCAGCTCACAAAAGAAGTGTTCCAGTTCCTGGTTCCCACACAGGGGCAGCTGGATTGTGAGTGTGGACTGCAGTAGAGAATTGGCCAGACCAATGAACCAAGCAGTGCTGGAGAGCTGCCGGCAGAGCTTGTGGTTCATGATTACAGAGTATCTCAGAGGCTTACACACAGCCACATAGCGGTCTAAGGCCATGATGCCAAGCAGGACACATTCAGTACAGCCTAGCCAGTGAAACACATAGGCCTGGATCATACAGCCTATGTAAGTGATATTCTTGTTGGGCCCTCCTAAGTTGACCAGCATTTGGGGTACAGTTGTGGTGGTGAAACAGAGGTCCAAAAAGGAGAGGCTCgtgaggaagaaatacataggaCTTTGGAGTTGGGAATCTAGTTGAGAGACCAGAATAATAGCAATGTTTCCCAACAGCGTGAACATGTAGGAGATTAAGAGggcaaagaagagaggaagatcCAGCCATGGATACTTCGTGAAGCCCATCAGAATGAAATCCTTTGGAAAACTTTCATTCATGTGTTTCATTGACTTTTGATGGGGACACCTGCTAAAATCAAGGAAGATAagggtgacttaaaaaaaaacctgggttGGCAGAAGTTTTGATGataccaggaaaaaaatattttttatggagGAGGAACGAGGTACACCCTCAATAGAAATCATAACAACATTaatgaatataataattataattactaTTACAAAGTCAcatttgaaaaatcttttcagtggtttcattttttttttctccctaactcAAAGCCCTGTGTGGTAAGTCAGTGGACATTACTTGCTACGGTTCTTCTGAATCACTAAAGAAGCCACTGGGAGGTGATTTTTCCCAGCTACCTTGACCTTAAGGGCGTAGGTAATGTAAGAAGTGGAGACTTGGGTAAGTgcttaggtcatgaaggtggatCTTCATGTATGGGCTTAgtgcttttataaaagagaaCCCACAGGGATTCCCGTCCTTTCCACCAGGTGAGGTTACGGCTAGAAGGCACTCTCTAAAGTGGCCTCTTACCAGACACAGAAACTGTCAATGccatgatcttggatttcccagcctccagaaccgtaaGATAAATGTTTTAATAGGTCATCTGGTCTCTGGCATTTTGTTAGAATAGCCCACATGGACTAAGACACATGttatctgggaaatgcaaattagaacaaCCATGAGAtgccactacacacctattaaagtggccaaaatccagaacaatgacaccaaatgctggtgaggatatggcACAATAAGCAACCTCATTTATTGCTGGTGGAAGTACAAAatagtacaaccactttggaaagaagtctggcagtttcttacaaaactaaacatatcttatcatatgatccagcaatcacacttctTGATATGGACCCAAATGAGGTGAAAACCTAAATCCACACAAAAGCCTAAACACAGATGTTTAacatctttattcataattgccaaaatttggaagcaatcaagatgtccttcagggggtgaatgaataaactgtaGTACATCCAGACAAAGGAGTACTATTcaatgctgaaaaagaaaacaagctctCAAGCTATGAAAATACATGGGAGAAGCTTAAATGCTTGTTACtaactgaaagaagccaatctgaaaggcaacatattgtatgattccaactacatgacattcttttcagaaaatgcaaaactgtgaagacagaaaaagatcAGGTTGGCAGGGTttgcggggagggagggatgacTAGGTAGAGGACAAAGGATTTTGAAGCAGTGAAACTACTCTACATGATGTTATAATGGCACATACACgtcattatacattttttccaaatCTAGTACCAAGAGTGAACCATAATGTTCCTATGGACTTTGAGTGAAGATGTGTCTGGGGAGATTCATCCGTTGTAACGTTTGTACCACCCTGGTGAGGGATATTGATAAAGGGCGTGGTTGTGCACGTAGGGGCAGGGAGCATTTGGAAAATTGCtgtgctcagttttgctgtgatgtgaaactgttctaaaaataaaatcttttttaaattgtgatactTTCTTACTGAGTAGGATGCAGAGTCAAAGGAACAGTCTCCTCATGGCCCTCTCCATACCCATTGGGTAAACAGGGTTAGGTTGCTGCAGGCTCAAACAGGGCAAGGAACGCTACAGGTCCTTGCTAATTTGGGGCAGAAATTTGGAGACCGTACATGGAAATGAATTCTGAGAGTGTTGGACCAAAGAAATTAGATACGAATTTGTCATAATTGTTACCTTTAGCAGAGAgacttattaattaattaaaactgctggtatggttttgtttgttgttgttgttttagtcaACACTAAAACTTAGGTTTACAGTGACCCACCTAAATGATGCTGATTTGTCAAAATTCCCTTAGCATGCAGCAGAAGGCCcctgaagatattttaaagttatgttaCATTTGTGTTAACTCAGTTGATGAGAACAGACTGATGATGAGGACAAGATCCCTTGTCTTGtctctaaaaacaaacaagcaaacaaaaacaacaagaatTGTACCATCTAATCACCGGTGAGAACTAACTGAGAGGATActttttttaaggtaattataGTTCATTACATGATTCCACTGTGACTAGTGTTTATATAATCATGAAAGTGTAAACTCTCCATGTTGATCTAACCAAAAAGCATGATATATGCTTTTGGATATATGTATCTGGAGAGAGAGGCACagttctctctctatctctctcaatCTCTCATCTTCACTCTCACCTTCTCTTCGTTACATAAGGGttaaaagttctcattttatatagaaaaaaatactttttaaaactaaaaagaatccaaatacaATGAAAGCTTGTTATTAAGAAATAGagataaatagaagaaaacagtgaaattatTAAAACTTTGTTACCTCAGGAGAACAGGAATTGAGAGTGAGGGATGATGAGAAGggaattgctcttttttttttgtctttttgctatttctttgggccgctcccgaggcatatggaggttcccaggctaggggtcaaatcagagctgtagccaccggcctacgccagagccacagcaacgcaggatccgagccacgtctgcaacctacaccacagctcatggcaacgccggatcgttaacccactgagcaagggcagggaccgaaccctcaacctcatggttcctagtcggattcattaaccactgcgccacgacgggaactccgaattgcTCTTTTTCATTGTAAGCccatagtattattttattttttaaaaacttagaacATACATGTCctcaatataaatgaaaattaaataagaagcAATGAAAGGGATTTTAATATCTACCCATGATGGTGAAGGCATTTGAGGCAGATGCTTGTTTGAAAGTGTGGAAAGCACATATTATGAATTACGGCAGCATAGGCTGCATACCTGGTGTAGTGGAAAACCAGGTTGTAAAAATAACTTGGGTCCAGGATATGGGAAACCTGGACCACTAAGGAGTCTGatcaaatgaagattttttttttctttcagaagtgtGAAATGATTGGAAcagcatttaaaacatttagcATGGCTGAATAATGAGGGATTAAAGAAGAGACTGGATGGAAGTTGGGAGGTCAGCTGGGAGGCTACTGCAAGAGTCTACAGGAAAGGACAGTGGCCGTGGGAAACAAGAGCAAGGTGTGGGGTTGGGATAGAGGAAAGGGCTGAAAGAATGTTTGACGTTTTCATCTGAGGTGCTGAGACAATGGAAATTCAATGAACAGAAAGACGCCTGTATGTAAGGATGGATAAGAATACATAATGTAACCCCAAAAAGACCTCctaaaaaaggtaaatttaaagCTTGGCCTGTAACAATTGGCCTGAGGGTCCATTCACCAAAGGCTGGATTCCTGCTTCTCCCAGACACCTCTAGGTCAATCTAGCCAATTTACCAAATACCATACAACTACTTGAATCCTTGGCCAGGATGGTTTGTTGCAGTTGTTTAACTACACAGAGCCCAGGACAGAATaggagcagaggaagaaacaagGGAATACGTctccaaaaatggaaaagataataGACTATGACATTTTCCAGAAAATTCATATATTTGCCTATGAAATggcagaagaaaaaagtaaaacaagatCCCCTGGTCTCCCTCCGCTGTCAAATCTGCACTATTTTGTCATTGGTTATTGTTTATATTATCTGATTCTTAAATTTATCTTCAGAGTATTGGGCTTTAATTATtaatttcccctctttttttccttttcctttttaggtccgaacctgtggcatatggaagttcccaagctaggggtcaaattgaatctgcagctgcagggctacaacacagccacagcatccccagatctgagctgcatctggaacctatgttgcagctttccacaatgccagattcctagcccactgaaggaggccaaggatcaaacctgcattttcacggatactatgttgggttcttaacatgctgagccacaatggggactcctaattattaattaattttaactcccccccaaaaaagataaaaattttactgGGAAATTCTTGTTGATCTTCACATAGGAGTGTGACAAAAATAACAGAGTATTGgcttttagagttttttttttttttttttttttggtctttttagggccgcaaccacagcatttggaagttcacaggataggggtctaatcggagctgcagttggcagcctacatcacagccaaagccactatgacctacaacacaggccatggcaatgctgatccttaacccaccaagtgaggccagggatagaacccacatcctcatggatactagttgggagtgttaccactgagccatgacaggaactcctagagaattGATTTTTAGCAACTTGACCTGTTTGCTCATTCCTCCCTGTCTCCTAGATAACTGGATTTTTGGACAAAATTCTGGGATTGAGAACAAAGGAACCATTGGTCTGGCATAATGAGAATTCATTTAACCCACGGAAACATCTTACGCAGCTTGATCTTGTCCAAAACTCAGAACCTTCATTTCCCATCCCACCCCCCGACAGGgtctggttttatttcctttgagtgTCCAGAACACCTGAAAAACCTTCATTTTctatctcaaaacaaaacaaaactgaataaaaCTCAACACCATCCAGGCTGGTATGGATAGAAAGACACATCACCAGAACATACCTCTTCTCATTTGAATTTGTATTAAGCAAGTATCTTTAGCTATAGAAACTTAGTCAGGAGAA encodes the following:
- the LOC125136172 gene encoding olfactory receptor 2B11-like, whose protein sequence is MKHMNESFPKDFILMGFTKYPWLDLPLFFALLISYMFTLLGNIAIILVSQLDSQLQSPMYFFLTSLSFLDLCFTTTTVPQMLVNLGGPNKNITYIGCMIQAYVFHWLGCTECVLLGIMALDRYVAVCKPLRYSVIMNHKLCRQLSSTAWFIGLANSLLQSTLTIQLPLCGNQELEHFFCELPGLIKMACVDITVNELTLSMVATFLTMGPLSMILISYGYIAQAVFRIPSADGRHKAFNTCSSHLLVVSLFYGPGIYIYMQPSGDSPQDLIKVLTLFYCVITPMANPFIYTLRNKDVKGALRRLLRRVVLFKRI